Proteins from a single region of Stappia sp. ES.058:
- a CDS encoding type I polyketide synthase yields the protein MSLRAFNTIISGYAARLPGANSVQDFWRVLEDGRCTITRVGENRFDTSRFYHPEPTTPGRSATFAAGQIDDVWGFDASFFGISPREAVQIDPQQRLLLQVVWEAIEDAGLKPSDLAGTNTGVYVGASALDYHQGLLFDMPAVDIQTMTGNTLSIVANRVSYIFDLQGPSFTLDTACSSSLVALHQAVAAIESGQIDTAIVAGVNLLLSPFSFIGFSRASMLSSQGLCRAFDASGDGYVRSEGAVALVLRRDGPGVAARARILATGINADGRTAGLSLPSSPAQTSLLRSIYDDLDLSADDLAFIEAHGTGTQVGDPAEANALGQVIGRARSEVLPIGSAKTNVGHLEPVSGLVGILKSVLALQNGILPRSLHFDTPNPHIDFAALNLSVASAPVSLHGDTTHKLAGINSFGFGGTNAHTVIGEVAPWPEPKSAVADNAPLIISARSEAALRDLARGYGTLHGQPGVSPGAIADAAIRTRDLHDLRLVVLGDGDTKRAALAAFADGKPTPATVTGRSLATRGGLAFAFSGNGAQWAGMGQQAYQADGAFREAFETTDRHFMAVSGWSLVTMLFSADLDTEIGRTEIAQPLLFALQVAMVQALKQRGISPDMVIGHSVGEIAAAWCAGMLDLKTATRIIHVRSTQQEVVRHLGSMAALLLPEDEARAAIASSGLPGLELSAINSARSVTVTGPTDSIDAFARHARTNRWALRKLEIVYPFHSALVDPIEIPLRDALGTIASSPATRTFFSSVHPDSETVTPDATYWWENVRQPVRFSRAVEKLAEAGAGVIVEIGPRPLLTTYLRDTLVAVGAQANVVPSFDRPGDKTPEPEALDLVAARIIAAGASPDPDLYIGPQGSDLPSLPNYPWQTVPFVLSETDERIQGPRSWPLAGARLKADGCEWFNVIDTDLYPFLADHKVEDAVVFPAAGFLEMALRTALDWTERDTAELHDVEILRPLVLDPGKSQETKVRLSADDRVIEIFARPRLAGAEWSLHARAGFRTPAAPTIADGARPASDSAQGHSLRISHDTIYEMTRAHGLGYGETFRLADHADVLDERIAVLALRPASNHDAHRPFSLHPALADAGFHGLFALLSIRENGQTDSGFLPVRAGTVQLFDPSARPASVRITIERATPRSILASFTYLDADGELVSRLSAVRFKAVHFHLNQAGPICAYRVAARVLAGSESPLGLSSAAIAARADAAGLLADAETGFSPSDERLLLDALARSVVHHGLHEVLGTGPVSCASAADTGEIHASALPFAVHFLEELALHDLAQENDGLWQITPPDPALSADTLLSMLFETSNEHGVEAALLARLARDLPSLLRDGLPDTASAFATPGLLDAYRHESPANSVFETTLRALAEDVLGTMPEDRPVSVLFVGARRPRLAAAISERLDPRTAHMTVTDTADAPLDRLQRQWRGRSDTRFVAIDDANLPQSRGYDIVFACDSLCHAGSVTLTDIRRLMATDGHLIAVERAPSIAFDLILGCGRDWWSADAGEAAPVASLLSTKGWIHAFDGAGYISAIARTLETGLAEATLLLASAPAPAPAASQDETEPEDRRRMLILCDAAEPGRAVACALQETLATGGIDASLAAPGAETRQLSERNWSLDLDDPDAWAKNTDLAEAARHGVIDLYGAFGASQNALEAGSQRLWALTRLLNGRTRPGGPLLIVAPEGARAPACNQAPDPVQASVWAYGRVAINEFPDAEFRLLDIRKNLDPSTAALRIASEIDHLDGEREVVLDGESRLGLRIDRIDPPALEQAGTPRHDAMRLDIVQQGSLDRLTWTHATRAQPTGDAVEIVVEAAGLNFRDVMWALGLLPEEALEDGFAGPTLGMECCGRVVRVGPDARNVKPGDRVIAFAPACFSSHVLVSESGCVPAADGLTSEAAATIPVAFLTSYYALTHLAALAPGESVLIHGGAGGVGLAAIQIARHVGATVFATAGSPEKRALLAGLGVDHVLDSRSLAFADDIMRITKGKGVDVVLNSLWGEAMERSLSVLKPFGRFLELGKRDFYENTHLGLRPFRQNLSYFGIDADQLLVHQPTLAQRLLREVMQFFTDGVLHTLPYRAFEPDDAVAAFRLMQQAGHIGKIVIRPPESRAGTDTRSHPPVSLHPALAHVVVGGFGGFGAELIRRLADMGARTIAVLSRRGEEADGARELIAEMAERGVTVTGHACDVAEEAALAGTLGRIRNSCGGLSGVYHTAMVLEDTLIANLDEAALRKVLSPKIGGADLLDRLTRDDDLSHFVLFSSATTLVGNPGQANYVAANGYLEGLAAKRRAEGLPALAVAWGAISDAGYLARNADVGDKLARKLGRHALSAREALDGLAALMSEPQTDVRQAATGYARIDWAAARRDLALLATPYAERLGTDGADATGSDAAAIDLAKLLEGLDRPTAIGRICQLLGVEIGRILRIGEEEIDPARPLAEVGMDSLMALELRMAAERQFGIDIPLMSLANGATLADMAARIVDQVQSGGQEGAGLSEAARTNAMQHLGDDAFDSSEDMADVAARIEEKTQDIRSLL from the coding sequence ATGTCCCTTCGGGCTTTCAACACGATCATTTCCGGCTATGCCGCGCGCCTTCCCGGTGCAAACTCGGTGCAGGACTTCTGGCGCGTGCTGGAAGACGGTCGCTGTACGATTACCCGGGTCGGCGAGAACCGCTTCGACACGTCCCGCTTCTATCATCCGGAACCGACCACGCCGGGGCGCAGCGCGACCTTCGCGGCCGGACAGATTGACGACGTCTGGGGGTTCGACGCGAGCTTCTTCGGAATCTCTCCACGCGAGGCGGTTCAGATCGACCCGCAGCAACGATTGTTGCTCCAGGTCGTCTGGGAGGCAATCGAGGACGCCGGTTTGAAGCCGTCGGACCTCGCCGGCACCAACACCGGGGTGTATGTCGGCGCGTCTGCGCTCGATTACCATCAGGGACTGCTCTTCGACATGCCGGCGGTCGACATCCAGACGATGACCGGCAACACCTTGTCGATCGTTGCCAACCGCGTCTCCTATATTTTCGACCTCCAGGGTCCGAGTTTCACCCTCGACACAGCCTGCTCCTCTTCGCTGGTGGCCTTGCACCAGGCGGTCGCCGCCATCGAGAGCGGACAGATCGACACCGCCATCGTTGCCGGCGTCAACCTGCTGCTCAGCCCGTTTTCCTTCATCGGCTTTTCTCGTGCCTCGATGCTGTCGTCGCAGGGTCTGTGTCGCGCCTTCGACGCGTCGGGCGACGGCTATGTGCGCTCGGAAGGCGCGGTCGCTCTCGTGCTGCGTCGCGACGGTCCAGGTGTCGCGGCGCGCGCGCGGATTCTCGCGACCGGGATCAATGCCGACGGGCGCACGGCCGGACTGTCGCTCCCCTCCTCTCCCGCACAAACGTCCTTGCTGCGCTCAATCTATGACGATCTCGACCTCTCGGCGGACGACCTCGCCTTCATCGAGGCCCATGGAACGGGAACGCAGGTCGGCGATCCGGCCGAAGCCAATGCGCTCGGACAGGTGATCGGACGCGCCCGCAGCGAGGTCCTGCCGATAGGGTCGGCCAAGACCAATGTCGGACATCTGGAGCCGGTCTCCGGTCTCGTGGGGATCCTGAAGTCGGTGCTCGCCCTGCAAAACGGCATTCTGCCCCGTTCACTTCACTTCGACACGCCCAATCCGCACATCGATTTCGCCGCGCTGAACCTGTCTGTCGCAAGCGCTCCGGTTTCCCTGCACGGCGATACCACCCACAAGCTTGCCGGGATCAACTCCTTCGGCTTTGGCGGAACCAACGCGCATACCGTCATCGGCGAGGTCGCACCCTGGCCGGAGCCGAAGAGCGCGGTTGCCGACAATGCGCCGCTGATCATATCGGCGCGCAGCGAAGCGGCCCTTCGCGATCTCGCCAGGGGCTACGGCACGCTTCACGGACAGCCGGGCGTCTCGCCGGGAGCCATCGCCGATGCAGCGATCCGGACCCGGGATCTGCATGACCTCCGCCTGGTGGTGCTGGGCGATGGCGACACGAAACGCGCTGCGCTTGCGGCCTTTGCGGACGGCAAGCCGACCCCGGCGACTGTCACAGGTCGCAGTCTGGCCACGCGCGGCGGTCTTGCCTTTGCATTTTCCGGCAATGGCGCGCAATGGGCCGGAATGGGGCAGCAGGCCTATCAAGCCGACGGCGCGTTTCGCGAAGCCTTCGAAACAACCGACCGTCATTTCATGGCGGTATCCGGATGGTCCCTCGTCACGATGCTGTTTTCCGCCGATCTGGATACGGAAATCGGACGAACGGAAATTGCGCAACCGCTTCTGTTCGCTCTTCAGGTCGCGATGGTGCAGGCGCTGAAACAGCGCGGCATCAGCCCGGACATGGTCATTGGTCACAGTGTCGGCGAAATCGCCGCGGCCTGGTGCGCTGGCATGCTGGACCTGAAGACCGCGACCCGCATCATCCACGTCCGCTCGACACAGCAGGAGGTGGTTCGTCACCTTGGCTCGATGGCGGCGCTTCTCCTGCCGGAAGACGAAGCCCGCGCAGCCATCGCCTCGTCGGGGCTCCCCGGGCTTGAACTGTCTGCCATCAACTCGGCGCGCAGCGTTACCGTGACGGGACCAACCGACAGCATCGACGCTTTTGCCCGTCATGCCAGGACCAACCGTTGGGCGCTGCGCAAGCTGGAGATCGTCTACCCGTTCCACAGTGCACTGGTCGACCCCATCGAAATTCCGTTGCGGGACGCACTCGGCACGATCGCCTCCTCTCCCGCCACGCGCACTTTCTTTTCCTCCGTGCATCCGGATTCGGAGACCGTCACGCCGGACGCCACCTACTGGTGGGAAAACGTGCGCCAGCCTGTGCGCTTTTCCCGGGCGGTCGAAAAACTGGCCGAGGCCGGTGCCGGCGTCATCGTCGAAATCGGCCCGCGTCCGCTTCTGACGACCTATCTGCGCGATACGCTGGTCGCCGTCGGCGCTCAGGCCAATGTGGTACCGTCCTTCGATCGGCCGGGGGACAAGACGCCGGAACCGGAAGCGCTCGACCTCGTCGCGGCACGGATCATCGCGGCCGGCGCCTCTCCCGATCCAGACCTTTACATCGGGCCGCAAGGGTCCGATCTTCCCTCTCTTCCGAATTATCCTTGGCAGACCGTCCCCTTCGTCTTGAGCGAAACAGATGAGCGCATACAGGGCCCGCGAAGCTGGCCGCTCGCCGGTGCGCGGCTGAAGGCGGACGGATGCGAATGGTTCAACGTTATCGACACGGACCTGTACCCGTTTCTTGCCGATCACAAGGTCGAGGATGCGGTGGTGTTTCCGGCCGCCGGCTTTCTGGAAATGGCGTTGCGGACCGCGCTTGACTGGACGGAGCGGGATACGGCGGAGCTGCACGATGTCGAGATCCTGCGCCCGCTTGTGCTGGATCCGGGAAAGTCGCAGGAGACCAAGGTCCGGCTGTCCGCCGATGATCGTGTGATCGAGATCTTCGCGCGGCCTCGCCTCGCCGGAGCCGAATGGTCGTTGCACGCCCGCGCCGGATTTCGCACCCCCGCCGCTCCGACCATTGCCGACGGCGCGCGCCCGGCATCCGACTCCGCGCAGGGCCATTCCTTGCGCATTTCGCATGACACCATCTACGAGATGACGCGCGCGCACGGGCTTGGATACGGCGAAACCTTCCGCCTTGCCGACCATGCCGACGTGCTCGATGAACGGATCGCCGTCCTCGCCCTGCGGCCCGCGTCAAACCACGACGCGCACCGCCCGTTTTCCCTGCATCCGGCACTTGCCGACGCCGGGTTTCATGGCCTTTTCGCTTTGCTCTCGATCCGCGAGAACGGACAGACCGACAGCGGTTTCCTGCCGGTGCGGGCCGGAACGGTCCAGCTGTTCGATCCATCCGCGCGCCCTGCCTCGGTCCGGATCACGATCGAGCGGGCGACCCCCCGCTCAATCCTTGCAAGTTTCACGTATCTGGATGCCGACGGCGAACTGGTTTCGCGACTGTCGGCCGTCCGCTTCAAGGCCGTGCACTTCCATCTGAACCAGGCGGGCCCGATTTGCGCCTATCGCGTCGCGGCGCGGGTTCTTGCGGGCTCGGAAAGCCCGCTTGGTCTCTCCTCCGCGGCGATCGCCGCCCGGGCCGATGCAGCAGGCCTTCTCGCCGATGCCGAAACCGGCTTCAGCCCGAGCGACGAACGGCTGCTGCTCGACGCCCTGGCACGCTCCGTCGTTCACCACGGCCTTCACGAGGTGCTTGGCACAGGACCAGTGTCGTGCGCATCGGCCGCCGACACCGGCGAGATCCATGCGTCGGCGCTTCCGTTCGCTGTTCATTTCCTGGAGGAGCTCGCGCTTCACGACCTGGCGCAGGAAAACGACGGCTTGTGGCAGATCACCCCTCCCGACCCCGCGCTTTCCGCCGATACGCTCTTGAGCATGTTGTTTGAAACATCGAACGAGCATGGCGTCGAGGCGGCATTGCTCGCCCGTCTTGCGCGCGACCTGCCGTCGCTCTTACGCGACGGCCTGCCTGACACGGCTTCAGCCTTTGCGACGCCAGGCCTTCTGGACGCCTACCGTCACGAAAGTCCGGCGAATTCCGTCTTCGAAACGACGCTTCGAGCGCTGGCCGAAGACGTGCTCGGGACAATGCCCGAAGATCGCCCGGTCTCAGTGCTTTTCGTCGGGGCACGCCGGCCGAGGCTTGCGGCCGCGATCAGCGAACGACTGGACCCGCGCACGGCGCACATGACGGTCACCGACACTGCGGACGCGCCGCTGGATCGCCTGCAACGTCAGTGGCGTGGACGGTCGGACACGCGCTTTGTCGCCATCGATGACGCCAACCTGCCGCAATCCAGAGGGTACGACATTGTCTTCGCCTGCGATTCCCTTTGTCATGCCGGTTCCGTCACGCTGACGGACATCAGGCGACTTATGGCGACCGACGGACACCTGATTGCCGTCGAGCGCGCGCCAAGCATTGCCTTCGATCTGATCCTCGGCTGCGGCCGGGACTGGTGGAGCGCCGACGCCGGCGAAGCCGCGCCCGTCGCGTCGCTTCTGAGCACAAAAGGATGGATCCACGCATTCGATGGCGCGGGCTACATCTCCGCGATCGCGCGGACGCTGGAGACCGGCCTGGCCGAGGCGACCCTTCTTCTGGCGTCCGCGCCTGCGCCGGCCCCGGCGGCGAGCCAGGACGAAACGGAGCCGGAAGACCGGCGTCGCATGCTGATCCTTTGCGACGCCGCTGAACCGGGACGGGCAGTCGCCTGCGCCTTGCAGGAGACGCTCGCGACCGGTGGTATCGACGCGAGCCTTGCGGCTCCCGGGGCGGAAACGCGGCAGCTGTCGGAGCGCAACTGGTCGCTCGACCTCGATGATCCGGATGCCTGGGCGAAGAACACCGATCTTGCCGAGGCCGCCCGACATGGCGTGATCGATCTCTACGGTGCGTTCGGCGCATCGCAAAACGCCCTTGAGGCCGGTTCGCAACGGCTTTGGGCGCTCACGCGCCTCCTGAACGGCCGGACCCGGCCGGGCGGACCGCTGTTGATCGTCGCTCCGGAGGGCGCGCGCGCCCCCGCCTGCAACCAGGCCCCCGATCCGGTCCAGGCCAGCGTCTGGGCCTATGGTCGGGTCGCCATCAACGAGTTTCCGGATGCTGAATTCCGCCTGCTCGACATTCGCAAAAATCTCGATCCGAGCACTGCCGCCCTGCGCATCGCCTCGGAGATTGATCATCTCGACGGCGAACGCGAGGTCGTGCTCGACGGCGAAAGCCGACTGGGTCTTCGGATAGATCGCATCGATCCGCCAGCCCTGGAACAGGCCGGCACGCCCCGACATGATGCGATGCGGCTTGATATCGTCCAGCAAGGCTCGCTCGACCGGCTGACCTGGACGCACGCGACCCGCGCACAGCCGACCGGTGACGCCGTCGAAATCGTCGTCGAGGCGGCGGGCCTCAATTTCCGCGACGTGATGTGGGCGCTTGGCCTGTTGCCGGAAGAGGCCCTTGAAGACGGATTTGCCGGTCCCACCCTTGGCATGGAATGCTGCGGGCGGGTTGTGCGGGTGGGCCCGGATGCACGAAACGTGAAGCCCGGCGACCGGGTGATCGCCTTCGCACCAGCCTGTTTTTCCAGTCACGTTCTCGTCTCGGAGTCGGGATGCGTTCCCGCGGCAGACGGGTTGACCAGCGAGGCGGCCGCAACGATCCCGGTCGCATTTTTGACAAGCTACTACGCGCTCACTCATCTGGCGGCACTCGCCCCGGGGGAAAGCGTGCTCATCCATGGCGGCGCCGGCGGTGTCGGACTTGCCGCCATCCAGATTGCCCGACACGTCGGGGCAACGGTTTTCGCCACCGCCGGCAGCCCCGAGAAGCGCGCCCTGCTCGCCGGGCTTGGCGTCGATCACGTGCTCGATTCCCGCTCGCTTGCCTTTGCCGATGACATAATGCGGATCACGAAGGGCAAGGGTGTCGATGTGGTGCTGAACTCGCTGTGGGGCGAAGCGATGGAACGCAGTCTGTCGGTCCTGAAACCCTTTGGCCGCTTCCTGGAACTCGGCAAGCGCGACTTCTACGAGAACACGCACCTCGGCCTGCGACCTTTCAGACAAAACCTCAGCTATTTCGGTATCGACGCGGATCAGCTCCTCGTTCACCAGCCGACGCTCGCGCAGCGTCTCCTGCGTGAGGTAATGCAGTTCTTCACCGACGGTGTTCTTCATACACTTCCCTATCGCGCTTTCGAGCCCGACGACGCGGTCGCAGCCTTCCGGCTGATGCAGCAGGCAGGTCATATCGGCAAGATCGTGATCCGCCCGCCGGAGAGCCGCGCGGGCACGGACACGAGATCACACCCGCCGGTGTCCCTGCACCCTGCCCTTGCGCATGTGGTCGTCGGCGGCTTCGGCGGCTTCGGAGCGGAACTGATCCGGCGGCTCGCCGACATGGGCGCGCGCACGATCGCGGTCCTGTCGCGCCGCGGCGAGGAGGCGGATGGCGCGCGCGAGTTGATCGCGGAGATGGCGGAGCGCGGCGTGACGGTGACCGGGCATGCCTGCGATGTCGCGGAGGAAGCGGCCCTTGCCGGCACGCTCGGGCGTATTCGCAACAGCTGCGGCGGACTTTCCGGCGTCTATCACACGGCAATGGTGCTGGAAGACACCCTCATCGCCAATCTGGACGAAGCGGCGTTGCGCAAGGTCCTGTCACCGAAGATCGGCGGCGCGGATCTGCTCGACCGCCTGACCCGCGATGACGACCTTTCGCATTTCGTCCTGTTCTCCTCCGCGACCACATTGGTGGGCAATCCGGGACAGGCGAACTATGTTGCAGCCAACGGTTATCTTGAAGGGCTTGCGGCGAAACGGCGGGCCGAAGGTCTGCCGGCGCTTGCCGTTGCCTGGGGCGCAATCTCCGATGCCGGGTATCTGGCGCGCAACGCCGACGTCGGCGACAAGCTCGCCCGCAAGCTCGGACGTCACGCGCTCAGCGCGCGTGAAGCGCTCGACGGTCTTGCCGCCTTGATGAGCGAGCCGCAAACCGACGTGCGACAGGCCGCGACCGGCTACGCCCGCATCGACTGGGCGGCGGCGCGGCGCGATCTCGCGCTTCTCGCCACGCCCTATGCAGAGCGTCTTGGCACCGACGGCGCAGACGCGACCGGCAGCGATGCAGCGGCAATCGATCTTGCCAAACTGCTCGAGGGGCTCGACCGTCCAACGGCAATTGGCCGGATTTGCCAACTTCTTGGCGTGGAGATCGGCCGCATCCTGCGCATCGGCGAAGAGGAAATCGACCCGGCCCGGCCGCTTGCGGAAGTGGGAATGGATTCCCTCATGGCACTGGAACTCAGAATGGCAGCCGAACGCCAGTTCGGCATCGACATACCCTTGATGTCGCTGGCAAACGGCGCGACACTTGCCGATATGGCGGCTCGGATCGTCGACCAGGTGCAATCCGGAGGTCAGGAAGGGGCCGGGCTTTCCGAAGCGGCACGAACGAACGCGATGCAGCATCTGGGCGATGATGCCTTCGACAGCAGCGAGGACATGGCCGACGTCGCCGCACGCATCGAGGAAAAGACGCAAGACATAAGGAGCCTGTTGTGA
- the galE gene encoding UDP-glucose 4-epimerase GalE: MATLVTGGAGYIGSHMVWRLLDAGETVVVIDDLSTGHDWAVPGQAHFIQGNARDQHVLEKACTVADIDAVIHFAGSAIVPESITDPLKYYGNNTCASRDLIENCLARDIRRILFSSTAAVYGDPGDHPVSETARTKPLAPYGASKLMVEAILHDTARATGLRYGALRYFNVAGADPQGRAGQSTAGATHLLKVACEAALGIRDGITVYGTDYPTRDGTAERDFVHVSDLVEAHFLALRHLRDGGESFTANCGYGQAFSVLEVIDAVKEAAGVDFPLRFGERRDGDSARVVADNRKIHSLFDWQPAHHDLPTIARHAVDWERKLRARNAPASGTDGSAPIATKTR, from the coding sequence ATGGCGACACTTGTCACCGGCGGCGCTGGATACATCGGCAGCCACATGGTCTGGCGCCTGCTTGATGCCGGCGAAACCGTCGTCGTTATCGACGACCTGAGCACCGGGCACGACTGGGCGGTTCCCGGACAGGCGCATTTCATTCAAGGAAACGCCCGCGATCAGCACGTTCTTGAAAAGGCCTGCACCGTCGCAGACATCGACGCCGTGATTCATTTCGCCGGCTCCGCCATCGTGCCTGAATCGATCACGGACCCTTTGAAGTACTACGGCAACAACACCTGTGCCTCGCGTGACCTGATCGAAAACTGCCTCGCCCGCGACATCCGACGCATTCTGTTTTCCTCGACGGCCGCGGTCTATGGCGACCCGGGAGACCACCCTGTGTCCGAAACGGCCCGCACCAAACCCCTGGCGCCCTATGGGGCATCAAAACTGATGGTCGAGGCGATTTTGCATGACACGGCACGGGCCACAGGCCTTCGCTATGGCGCCTTGCGGTATTTCAATGTTGCCGGAGCCGACCCGCAGGGGCGCGCCGGCCAGTCGACCGCAGGAGCAACACATCTTCTGAAGGTCGCCTGCGAGGCGGCACTCGGAATACGGGACGGGATCACGGTCTACGGCACCGACTATCCGACACGCGATGGAACGGCGGAACGCGATTTCGTTCATGTGAGCGATCTCGTGGAGGCGCATTTCCTGGCACTTCGCCACCTGCGCGACGGAGGCGAGAGCTTCACCGCAAATTGCGGCTACGGGCAGGCCTTTTCCGTGCTCGAGGTCATTGATGCGGTGAAGGAGGCTGCCGGGGTCGACTTTCCCTTGCGCTTCGGCGAAAGGCGCGACGGCGACTCCGCCCGCGTCGTCGCCGACAACCGCAAGATACACTCCTTGTTCGATTGGCAACCGGCCCATCACGACCTGCCGACGATCGCTCGCCACGCAGTCGATTGGGAACGCAAACTGCGTGCCCGCAACGCGCCGGCGTCCGGGACCGACGGATCTGCGCCCATCGCAACGAAGACTCGATGA
- a CDS encoding UDP-glucose/GDP-mannose dehydrogenase family protein, giving the protein MRIAMIGTGYVGLVSGVCFSEFGFDVTCVDIDADKIARLNAKEVPIYEPGLDALIERNLEAGRLAFTTEFDAAVAASDVVFVAVGTPSRRGDGEADLTYVYEAARQIARVMREGTVVVIKSTVVVGTCRKVAEILRQERPGVDFSVASNPEFLREGSAIEDFMRPDRVVVGAEDERAEATLRRLYQPLYLRETPILFSTLENAEITKYAANAFLALKITFINEIANLCEKVGADVQKVASGIGLDNRIGGKFLHAGPGYGGSCFPKDTAALAATGQRHGTPLHLVETTIEVNEARKREMAERVLAALGPAPEGKSVAIFGIAFKPNTDDVRDAPSLVIVPALQARGVRVVVHDPEARAQAEPLLPGAEWRDNPYDVADGVDVLAVVTEWNLYRGLSLDEIAARMRGNTVIDMRNIWRSEDVAKAGLNYHGIGKAPASRGTM; this is encoded by the coding sequence ATGCGCATTGCGATGATTGGAACCGGATATGTCGGACTTGTGTCCGGCGTGTGTTTTTCAGAGTTCGGTTTTGACGTGACCTGTGTCGATATCGACGCCGACAAGATCGCCCGGCTGAACGCCAAGGAAGTTCCGATATACGAGCCCGGGCTCGATGCGCTGATCGAGCGCAATCTCGAGGCCGGACGCCTCGCTTTCACCACGGAGTTCGATGCCGCGGTCGCGGCCTCCGACGTTGTCTTCGTTGCGGTCGGCACGCCGTCGCGAAGAGGGGACGGCGAAGCGGACCTCACATATGTCTATGAGGCGGCCCGGCAGATCGCGCGCGTCATGCGTGAGGGGACGGTCGTGGTGATCAAGTCGACGGTCGTGGTGGGAACCTGCAGGAAAGTGGCCGAGATCCTGCGACAGGAACGGCCCGGGGTCGACTTCTCGGTCGCCTCCAATCCCGAGTTCCTGCGCGAGGGCTCGGCGATCGAGGATTTCATGCGGCCCGACCGGGTCGTTGTCGGTGCCGAGGACGAGAGGGCCGAAGCCACGCTTCGCCGCCTGTACCAGCCGCTGTATCTGCGGGAAACGCCGATCCTCTTCTCGACGTTGGAAAACGCCGAAATCACCAAATACGCGGCCAATGCGTTCCTGGCGCTGAAGATCACCTTCATCAACGAAATCGCGAACCTTTGCGAGAAAGTCGGCGCGGATGTCCAGAAGGTGGCAAGCGGAATTGGACTGGACAACCGCATTGGCGGCAAGTTCCTGCATGCCGGGCCGGGCTACGGCGGGTCTTGTTTTCCCAAGGATACGGCAGCGCTTGCCGCGACCGGACAGCGGCACGGAACGCCATTGCACCTGGTGGAAACAACCATCGAAGTGAACGAGGCGCGCAAGCGCGAGATGGCGGAGCGCGTCCTTGCGGCACTCGGCCCTGCTCCGGAAGGGAAATCCGTGGCAATCTTTGGGATCGCCTTCAAGCCGAATACGGACGATGTGCGGGACGCGCCGTCGCTGGTGATCGTACCGGCGCTACAGGCCCGCGGTGTCCGCGTCGTCGTACATGATCCCGAGGCGCGCGCGCAGGCCGAGCCGCTGCTTCCTGGCGCGGAATGGCGCGACAATCCCTATGACGTCGCCGACGGCGTTGATGTGCTTGCCGTGGTAACCGAATGGAACCTCTATCGGGGCCTCTCGCTGGACGAGATCGCCGCACGCATGCGCGGCAACACCGTGATCGACATGCGCAACATCTGGCGCAGCGAGGATGTTGCGAAGGCCGGCCTGAACTATCACGGCATCGGCAAGGCTCCGGCTTCGCGAGGGACGATGTGA
- the cysQ gene encoding 3'(2'),5'-bisphosphate nucleotidase CysQ, with product MPIGEELHALAGLCDDAGDLILTYFCDGVRVDRKADDSPVTEADRRAEDVILSGLARLYPNIPVVAEEAASGGRVPEISDRFFLVDPLDGTREFVSGRGDFTVNIALVENGQPVLGAVFAPHRGTAFVGNVGTGAFERMSQAQAGSQWRKIAVRSRAPANPIAVASRSHRDAKTDDLLDRLAMDERVSVGSSLKFCLLARGDADFYPRFGRTMEWDTAAGHAVLVAAGGRVAGLDGGPFLYGKRNQSFDSDFANPGFLAAGDDNLIARAAALNLATNGSDTTI from the coding sequence ATGCCGATCGGAGAAGAGCTTCATGCGCTGGCAGGATTGTGTGATGACGCGGGCGACCTGATCCTGACGTATTTTTGCGATGGCGTTCGCGTCGACCGCAAGGCAGACGACAGCCCGGTCACTGAAGCCGACAGACGGGCGGAAGACGTTATTCTCTCCGGCCTTGCCCGCCTTTATCCGAATATTCCCGTCGTTGCCGAAGAAGCTGCGTCGGGCGGCCGGGTTCCGGAGATTTCGGATCGTTTCTTTCTGGTGGACCCGCTTGACGGCACGCGTGAATTCGTGTCCGGGCGGGGAGATTTCACCGTCAACATAGCGTTGGTGGAAAACGGCCAGCCGGTTCTGGGCGCCGTGTTCGCCCCGCATCGCGGAACGGCGTTTGTCGGGAACGTTGGCACGGGTGCTTTCGAGCGGATGTCGCAGGCGCAAGCCGGTTCGCAATGGCGCAAGATCGCTGTTCGCAGCCGCGCTCCGGCAAACCCGATCGCCGTTGCCAGCCGCTCGCATCGTGACGCGAAGACGGATGATCTGCTTGACCGTCTTGCGATGGATGAGCGGGTGAGCGTGGGCTCTTCGCTCAAGTTCTGCCTCCTGGCGCGCGGTGATGCCGATTTTTATCCGCGCTTCGGTCGCACCATGGAATGGGACACGGCTGCTGGACATGCGGTTCTCGTCGCGGCCGGGGGGCGGGTTGCCGGTCTTGACGGCGGACCATTTCTCTACGGAAAGCGCAACCAGTCGTTCGACAGCGACTTTGCCAATCCGGGCTTCCTTGCCGCCGGCGACGACAACCTGATTGCCCGCGCCGCCGCGCTGAACCTTGCGACGAACGGTTCTGACACCACGATTTGA